A stretch of DNA from Lycium ferocissimum isolate CSIRO_LF1 chromosome 4, AGI_CSIRO_Lferr_CH_V1, whole genome shotgun sequence:
GGTAGAGCTTTTGCTATGCCCACTGTGATTCTCTCAAGTGATATATAAGCTATAAATATTCAGATGTTAAAGCTTATGAGGTAAATAGTAGAAGTCTAGGATTTTCCTCTTCTATTtatttggattttggagaagGGAGGGTGGTCTATTGTTGGTTGAGAGGCTGGTTGATGGTACAACCAGAAAGTGTGTCTATTCCCTTTTTGCATTCTAACCTAATTGCATCTTTGAGGACTCAATAAACAAGTGCAGTTTCTTTCCCTTCCCGTTCTATATGTATTATCTCTTGTTTATTATCTCTGGCTCTCAATGTTTCCTTATGGACCTTTTGAAAATCGAAATATCTGCTTGCTGAGTCACCAAGGCAAAACAGGAGATTTTGGGTATatgtacagtcaaacctctctataaaaTCACCATTGGGTCCGAAATTTTTTGGATGTTATAGAGaattgttgttatacacctatacCAACATTTGACATTTAGATAATAGTtggctgttataggcaaaaagatgcataaaatcaatttttttaattttttaatgttataaaaaataataaaattattgaaattttaaatctcaaagataTGCATACTTCGCTAACTATACATTAAAGAAAGTTAatacaatttcaataaattcataactaaaTGTATAAAGTTTTAAGCTCTAAGACACACATTTTAAATCAACTtgaaattaaattctttcaagattGATGGAAGAAATTTGTAATTGAAGCTTGTTTCGTAGATTCCAATCTCTTAGTGGTGATACAACGCTTGATTTccattttgaaaattatttataaataaaaatagaagacaatgatattTTTAGATTACAAATTTGTATTCATATGTAATATTCTGAcataaatatagtatattaaagtatcaaattaaatatttggtcaaaatctctacacttattattagtattcatagatattctttttttataaagatggatcactattatattaccaaaaaagaagatagttgttgtatggggggtaattttacaaagattatactgttataaagttgttgttatagagaagtaaaatataacataaaaaactgGTTCCAAAAAAACttagctgttatagagaggtgttgttatatGCGGATGAGGTCTGACTGTAGTTGGAGTGATGCTGTCAGgacaaagataaataaaaaacaaaaaaaccatATAGTAAGTTAAAGTTAAGTCTGAGTTAGTTTTCCTCGTCATTCTGATTGTACAACAGCCTAAATTAAATGTCAAATTTGAATGCCTTTGTTAGAATTCTGTCAATGTTCCGCTCACCTTCAGTCTGGTATTATATAGGTTAAACTGATCGATTTGGCAGTTGCTATTAAATCgacacaacaaaaaaaaaaaaaaaaaaaaaaaaagaaaacaatgcCGAGCAAACCAAGAGTTGCGAAAGCATTTCGTGCTATGAAAGATATCGGAATCTCCCAAGAAAAGGTGAAGCCAGTCTTAAAGAGACTTATAAAATTGTATGACAAGAACTGGGAGCTTATTGAAGAAGAGAATTACAGAGCACTTGCAGACGCTATATTTGAGAAAGAGGAGGCAGAGGTTCAAtctatcctttcttttcttttcttctctttctcaaaCATCTCTATTCTACCCTGaaatttcattccatttctGTACAAAgcatttttattttgcttgatacaaattgattttttttgtttgcattATTTTTGCAGGCAACAGAAAGTAAGAAGCCTGAGAATACTGAAGTACAAGCTCTATTTTGTTTCCTgtgttttatatatgtattcttatTGATGCTTATTGGTATCTTTTCTCATTTCCCTTTATCTTATCTTGGTGCCTTGTGATGTTTCTAGCGAGAAGAGGTTTCAGAGGAAGAAGTGGATGAGGAGCCTGAAAGACCCTTAAAGAGATTGCGATTAAGGCATCAAGAAGTTCAAGCTTCATCTTCTGCTAACAATTCTAGTTCTGTTTCAGCTGGAACTAATTCCCAGGGTCGCTCACAAGACCCTCAGCTGAATATTAGAAGTGCAGCAGCTGAGTCCCAATCTGTCCCATGTCTGACGTATGTTAGAAACAAAGGAAAGCAACCAGTCTCACCTAATAGTGCTGACAGATTGGAGAATAATGCTAATTCTCGGCAGAATCATGTCAAAGGGAAGGAAACTCAAACACCTCAAATCATGTCCGGGGAGAAAAGCTTAGTCATCAAAGAGCCAAACTCTGAGCCTGGCATCGACCTGTCCCCAAAACAGAAGATGTTGGGTACTCATGCTTTTATCAAGCCTAAGGATGAACCATATACCGTTGATCTGCCACAGTTTGAAGTTCCTTTTGCTGTTATTCACCCTGGTATGTATTATCTATCTCAAATAGTTAGACTTTGCTCCTTATGATGTCACAGTTTAAATTCTTCATGCTAATTAAATTTTTCGGCAGCAAGTAGAGCTAGATATTTTTCTCCGTTGAGGAACTAGGCTCAATACATGACATCTCTAGATTGGTTTAGTGGTTTACTAATTGATGTTCTGGAATGATGCCATTGTATTCGGCAAGTTCTCACTCTGTTAGCTAATGTCTGGAATAACTCTCTTTGTCCCAATTTGTTtggcaccatttttttttcatcagtCTAAAAAATATTGGCACCTTTCTATATTCAAAAACCCCAATTACTCACCTTCTCATTTTGCTCTTAATGAGATGCTCTTGTAGATGTTGATGTGTGTGGACCCTACTTCAAGGGTACTTTTTTTTACTTCATACATAGTAAGCTTTTGTGTCAAAGGTCCTCTATTTCTTAAACCCTGTTTCAGTAATATTGTgccaaacaaattgaaacagagggaataTAACCTTATATTTGTCTGTACTCTGTAGTGGATGTCTCTTGGGAAGTTTCTTGGTTCTTAGCTTCAGTTCTCCTTTCTAAAGGTCACATTATTTGATTCTGTAGAGCCATCATACAACAAAGGTTCTTCAAGTGGTAATGCCTCAACAAAACAGCCAGAAACTTCTGAAACCTCAGCAACGGAACTGAGAAGCAGAAGAGAAGCAGATAAggactttccaacttcatcaaatgGACTGGCAACAAGTCATGAACTAGATATTGCCTCCTCGACTTCTGGAGAGGTTAAAATCACTATAGATTGTGATGCGGCTTTTGGTAGATCAGACTTCCATTTGCCTAGTCTAGAGGCTGTTCTGAAGTTGGTGGAGGATAAATATCTTAAACCATACAAAGCCCTGGACCCCTACTTTTCTGTGCCGAAGCTGATGAAAGACATGTGCGAGTGCTTTTTGGAGCTGGGAACTCAGTACAATCATGAATTGCAAGAAACTACAAATGTGGATGCAGAAAATGATATTGGTTATAGAAGCATGGCCCTAGTTCCTTCTAATGGATCTATAAATTTAGAACTTGATTCTGGGGAGGCTCAACCCAAGAAATCACAGCTGCCTCCTCCTTGTAATGGTCACACCTATAGTGCTCCAGATATTGATCAGAGTATTCTTGAACATGATAACTCTCAGAGTCCAGTGGCTCTGTGTGGATCTAAAGATTTAGAACTTGATGGTGGGGAGGCTCAACCAGAGAAACAACAGCTCCCTCCTCCTTGTAATGGTCACAACAACAGCACCTCAGCTGATCAAAAAGAATCTTTGGAGAACTGTGGTAGTGCACCAGAGATTGATCAGAATATTCTTGAACATGATACTTCTCAGAGTCCAGTGGCTCTGTGTGGATCTAAAGATTTAGAACTTGATGGTGGGGAGGCCCAATGTAATGGTCACAACAACAGCACCACAGCTGATcaaactgaatctgtggagaaCTGTGGTAGTGCTCCAGAGATTGATCAGAATATTCTTGAACATGTTAGTTCTCAAAGTCCGGTGGCTCTGTGTGAATCAACTCAAGATGAAACAGGTACTTGTGTTGTTACAGATATAACCAAGGGGCAAGAGaaggttatgatttcattggtgAATGAAGTTAATGACAAAAGTCCGCCATCCTTTCACTACATTGCTCATAATGTGGTTTTCCAGAATGCATATCTGAACTTCTCTTTGGCTCGTATTGGAGATGACAACAGTTGTTCAACTTGCTCTGGTGATTGTTTGTCACTGTCCACACCTTGTGCATGCGCATATGAAACTGGTGGTGATTTTGCATATACAAAAGAAGGTCTTGTTAAAGAGGAGCTTCTTAAAGAGAGTATTTCTATGAATCGTGACCCCAAGAAACACTGCCAATTCTTTTGCAAAGAATGCCCATTGGAAAGATCGAAAGATGAGGATATTATCGAACCTTGTAAAGGTCATCTAGTGAGGAACTTCATCAAAGAGTGTTGGTGGAAATGTGGCTGTGATAGACAGTGTGGGAACCGTGTGGTGCAGCGAGGTATTAGCCGCAAGTTACAGGTAAAAATTTGCAGTTCATGTTGCAATGGTCTTTGGTAATGTGCAGTagtaattcatgcattacattttGAGGCACACTTTTGCTTTGTTTTTGAGCTTCTTAGAAATCACTTTCTTTTCTTAGCGATTACTTCTAAAATAGTTGTTGATATCCATTATTAACTTCGTCTAGGTTTTTTGTTGGTTTTACTTATTTCAGGTGTTTATGACTCCTGATGGGAAAGGATGGGGCTTACGTACCCTTGAGGACCTTCCGAGAGGTGCTTTTATTTGCGAGTATGTTGGAGAAGTTCTTACCAACGCAGAACTCTTTGATCGCGTTTCACAAAGCCCCAACAGAGAGGAACATTCTTATCCCGTGCTGCTTGATGCTGATTGGGGTTCAGAGAATGTCTTGAAGGATGAAGAGGCCCTTTGTTTGGATGCGACATTTTTCGGGAATGTAGCCAGGTTTATCAATCACAGGTAAGTTTACATCGTAGGATGTCAGTTTTGCACCAACTTTTTTATCTTTAGTCTTAGgagttataacttataagtGTTGTACTTTGACTATTGATTCAGATATCAGGTGGTACGTACTTAAATTACTTCCGGTTCTTTTCTGTATTTTAACTTCTCAAATGCTGatgaatttttctcttttcttggtTATTTGATGATTCATATTGCAAGTGAGGTAAAACCATTAGTTGGATATCTCGTGTTCAGTCGGCATAAAACATTGACATCCTTTGCAATGAATTCTGCTTATGTTTTCTCTTTTCATATTCCTGCATCTAGTCACCTTTAACTACTGTCTCTAAATCACGCTATACATATTTGTGTGCTTAGAAATTTGTACCATGTCAGAATCCATTTTGTTTTTGGAAAGTAAAAGAAGAAATAATggagagagaatgaaagaatgtaAGAAAACAATAGCCAAAAGAAAGCTATGCATATTTTGTGTATTTCATATATTAGATATTTGCATCTCGATTAAATATGTTATTAACCTGTGTCTGTGCATGtgatttattttattgtttttccGGTCCAGATGTTTTGATTCAAATATGGTTGAAATACCAGTTGAAATAGAGACTCCAGATCACCACTACTATCATGTAAGGAACATTGTGCTTCTGAATCTTCACTTTCACTTCGTCCTCAATATTCAGTATTCCTAGCTCTTCATACTGACGGTTTTTTGGGATATGTCATGTGTTGCTTGATGCAGCTTGCCTTTTTCACTACAAGAAAGGTTAAGGCATTGGAAGAGCTCACTTGGGTGAGTCGGCTTGATCTGGTTCACTCATGCTCATTGTATTGTGGTGCCCTTCATTTTGCTTTAAAGATATCTGTCCATTCAATACTTTCTATATATAAATTCTCTCTctttatacacacatatacaaatagaGAGAGTGTCGGATTGTGGGCGTGTATGTGAGTGAGTGAGATAGATATGAATCTTCTATATTTATTATGCTCTATTTGGACCCGTTGATTCTAATAATCTACCTTCATCGTTAAGCTGGTGTTGGTGTTGACAGTTGATTTACTAAATTAATTTATCGGATATTGTCTTtctattttttgtctttttgttCTTAGAAAAAGAAATCCTTAATTACTCAACTCTTAAAACAAGCCAAGTAGTTTGAAAATAGGATGGTTAATAGTAATGCTcctagagaaaaaaaataagcacttatatCAAGATGTTCAATGATTTTACCAATTGAATGAAGTCAACAGAGAAAAGATGGTAGTCAAGAGGTTGACTCTGTCAAACTCAGCTGATATGGCATGAAAGATGAGCAGTAATGGTGTCTCAACGTTTTTAACATATCTAGTTTTTGGAATGATGAGCATGCCTTGATTCCCTGTAGCTTCTTTTAGATATTTGACAGTATATTTTCTGGACAAACATTGGATTTGTCCTTGCAGGATTATGGTATTGATTTTGATGACCATGAACATCCAGTAAAAGCATTTAAATGCCAGTGTGGTAGTAAGTTCTGCCGAAATATGAAACGTCCAAGAAGTAAGTGTTATTCCAGAGCATAAGGTGATATTATCTATCGTTGTTTTAACAGTTTGGATTTTCAAGTCAAAGTTTCCATCTTGCTTCACTAGTAAAAGTTGTTAGCTGCTGCATGGTTTGGTAACTTGATGAAGTGTTCATGGGTCCAAATGCATGACTGATCATTTAATTCATAATAATGTGTAACCTGCAGTGGCTGTCTAAAGACACCCTATTGATTTGACATTTTCATAATTGACTGTAACTCTACTAAAAGGAATGATGTTCGATACTAAAAGTCTGTATAGGGTTAGAGGAAACTTGCCCTTGTTTGTAAGATGAGACAATGGCAACAATGTAAGGTGGGTAGGTAATATTTTGCATTTTACACATGATAAACCTATAGCACCCCCCCTTACCCCCTATACTGTCCCTCGATTTTCCTTCAATAAAGACTTTGCTTTTGTATCATTCTACATTTGTCTTCAATTAGGCACTCAAGGACTGCCTAGTGGTCAAGTGGGTGAAAACTTTGGAAATTAGGATTCAAATTCTTCAAAGACAACTCTAGGTGAATTTTTTCCATCTATCTAAGCCTTGGTAGGCAGAGTTAGCTGGTACTAAACTGGTGGGAGATAGTAGGCATCTGGTGGAATTGTTGTGGTGGAATTGTTGAAGAGTGGCAAGCTCGCCTGGACATCACCGTATTATTTTCAGTATTGAACCAATTAAGTTGTCATGCATGATGATCTTAGTCAAGTTTTGTGTTGTTAGTCACTCTAGTCGTCATGCTACCATGTAGGAACCAGAGCAAGGAGAGGATGGTGATTATTTCCGAATAACTTATGGCTGATTTCTGGCCTTGGGGTGATCAAGAAAGCTGTTATGACCGTAACTTCGAGGACTCCAGGAGGGGTTCTGGTGAACTTGTGCATTTGTGTACACTGCAGAAGGGTAACATAATGGTAGTTGCAGATTATATGGCGAATAAGCTAGATCTGCTGCCTCTCTTGTTGTATATGTAGGATTTTCGGTTCATTTGATTAGATGCTGGAGGACTTTGCTTTTGTTGCCCACGCATGGGTACCATGGCATAATGTGGTCTAGGCCATGCGATTAGCCTGAAGACGCTGAACTTGCCTTTTAAACTCTCATTCGTATGCTTGTAACTGTAGCTTGCCCAGTTCTTTCCATTCTCAATTTGccttgttatttttctttttaaattgattttttttttttttgggtaactAATCGATTGTATTGCCAAAAGGGAAGGTTTCCAGCTCAAGATAAAATAAAACAGCCACTCTCTCTTTGGAATTGCACAAGAAATTTTATCCAAGGGAGATGGCACAGCATGTTGAATGAAGCTATGAGCTTAATCATGTTGCATTTTCATTTGGCtggccaacaaaatataaagggCTTAATATTTTCGATAAGCAAACACTTCCATATAAAACGGCAACACTAGAACTTTGCAGGTTCATCCAATACATAGGGCAACTTACCTTTTTATTAAGAACATCGACTTAATTCTTGAATAATCCACTCTACTGCTTCTCCTATTGGAACACAAGGATATCCATTTTCGCCGGAAAAGCCATGTTTCTACTATCAAGTATTTTGATTTCACCAAAACATTTTCCTTGTGCTGATACACTTGACTTTAATCAGATCCACTAAAGAATTTTATCTATATTTTCTTGTATCTTACTGTCTTTTCTTCCAAAGGATTGCGGTTGATACAAAAGGCGTCCCACGCCTGAAAGGCAGAACCAAGTGGAAGATGCAACATACACTTGAATTCTAATATATACAATTATACATACAAACAAGTACACACACTAAATTTGGATGTGTGCATGGCAGAAGGTTTAATGCCCTCGCATCTATATCCGGGATCTGCTTCTGTCTATAACTCTTCAATAAAAGTAGTCATGTACACACCGCATAAGGACTAGAATTTAAGAAACAGAGTATCGCACAACGTTTGCCTCCAGTGACAAGGAGTCTCTATTATGAGGCTTGGAGAGCACTTCATCCTCACAACCACTAGGCATAATGGGATTAATGCCCCCTGGATTCAATGGGAACAGAATCTTGTAGTAACCTTCCATTATTTGGCCCATATTGCAAGTTTCAGCAACCTTTGGTATCTGTTCAACAGTAAAACACTTCTTAAGCATACACGTGACTTGTCATCGTTAGTTCAAATGATCAAGTAGGACATTTTACGGACAAGTATTTCACTTGGTATCTACTATTCACTAGCATAGG
This window harbors:
- the LOC132053040 gene encoding probable inactive histone-lysine N-methyltransferase SUVR1, producing MPSKPRVAKAFRAMKDIGISQEKVKPVLKRLIKLYDKNWELIEEENYRALADAIFEKEEAEATESKKPENTEREEVSEEEVDEEPERPLKRLRLRHQEVQASSSANNSSSVSAGTNSQGRSQDPQLNIRSAAAESQSVPCLTYVRNKGKQPVSPNSADRLENNANSRQNHVKGKETQTPQIMSGEKSLVIKEPNSEPGIDLSPKQKMLGTHAFIKPKDEPYTVDLPQFEVPFAVIHPEPSYNKGSSSGNASTKQPETSETSATELRSRREADKDFPTSSNGLATSHELDIASSTSGEVKITIDCDAAFGRSDFHLPSLEAVLKLVEDKYLKPYKALDPYFSVPKLMKDMCECFLELGTQYNHELQETTNVDAENDIGYRSMALVPSNGSINLELDSGEAQPKKSQLPPPCNGHTYSAPDIDQSILEHDNSQSPVALCGSKDLELDGGEAQPEKQQLPPPCNGHNNSTSADQKESLENCGSAPEIDQNILEHDTSQSPVALCGSKDLELDGGEAQCNGHNNSTTADQTESVENCGSAPEIDQNILEHVSSQSPVALCESTQDETGTCVVTDITKGQEKVMISLVNEVNDKSPPSFHYIAHNVVFQNAYLNFSLARIGDDNSCSTCSGDCLSLSTPCACAYETGGDFAYTKEGLVKEELLKESISMNRDPKKHCQFFCKECPLERSKDEDIIEPCKGHLVRNFIKECWWKCGCDRQCGNRVVQRGISRKLQVFMTPDGKGWGLRTLEDLPRGAFICEYVGEVLTNAELFDRVSQSPNREEHSYPVLLDADWGSENVLKDEEALCLDATFFGNVARFINHRCFDSNMVEIPVEIETPDHHYYHLAFFTTRKVKALEELTWDYGIDFDDHEHPVKAFKCQCGSKFCRNMKRPRRTRARRGW